A region of the Coriobacteriia bacterium genome:
GAGGCGCCCGGCAGGGTGTGGGCCCCGGAGAGAAGGTCGAGCGCGTCCTTCGCGCTCGCGAGCGCGATGATCGGTATCCCGAGGAGGAACGAAAAGCGAGCCGCCTGCGAGCGGTCGAGACCCGCGAACATGCCGCCCGCGATCGTGGAGCCCGAGCGCGAAAGGCCAGGGAGGACGGCCGCTCCCTGGAAGAGAGCGACCATCGCGAGCTTCGGCCACGACATGCCCTCGGGCCCGTCGAGGCGTGATACGCGCGCGTGGAGGGATTCGGCGAGCGCGAGCAAAGCGGCGGTGCCGAGGAACCACACGCCGACCCACCTCAGATCCGCCGCCATGGGCTCGACCACCGGCGCGATCGAGAGAGCGACGGCCCCACTCACGACGGTGCCCGCGAGAAGAAGGCCGACCAGGCGACGGTCACCGGCGCGATCGGGCCCCCAGGGAGGGACGATCGAGGCGACGAGGCGGGAGATATCCGACCGGAAGTAGACGAGCATCGCGAGGAGCGTGGCGCCGTGGAGGAAGACCTCGAACGCAAGGCTCGGGCGCAGGCGCATGAAGGCGTACGCGAGAGCGAGGTGACCGTCCGACGAGATCGGGAGGAACTCCGTGATGCCCTGGACGGCACCGAGGACGATAGCCTGGAGGACTCCCACGGGGTCAGACCTCCATGACGATGGGGATGATCATCGGTCGGCGCCGTATCCGCTCCCACATG
Encoded here:
- a CDS encoding undecaprenyl-diphosphate phosphatase, whose translation is MGVLQAIVLGAVQGITEFLPISSDGHLALAYAFMRLRPSLAFEVFLHGATLLAMLVYFRSDISRLVASIVPPWGPDRAGDRRLVGLLLAGTVVSGAVALSIAPVVEPMAADLRWVGVWFLGTAALLALAESLHARVSRLDGPEGMSWPKLAMVALFQGAAVLPGLSRSGSTIAGGMFAGLDRSQAARFSFLLGIPIIALASAKDALDLLSGAHTLPGASASVAGFATAGVAGYLSIRGLLAVVKRAPLYVFAAYTAVLGVILLGFPHIG